CCGGTCGACGCGAGCGCCAAGTCGATGACGGAAAGGCGCGGACCCGACGGTCCCGGCAGTCATCGGCCACCCAGGAAGGGGAAATTCATGCGTCTCGCTTTTGCGGCCACGGTCGCAGCTCTCACGGTGTCGACGGCATCGGCCGCCGATATGGACGTGCTTCGGCCCAGTATTTCCGAGCAGCCGGCAACCACGCGGACCATCGACTGGACCGGCATGCAGTTCGGCGTCACCGGCGGCGGCGACCTGACGCGTGCCGATGGCACCCTGTTCTTCAATGATACGAAAGACTTGCCCGGGGTGCATGTCAGCGTGTTCGCCGGCTACCAGGAGCAGGTCAACAACATCGTGCTCGGGTTGGAAGGCGACTTGTCCTATAACGGAGACAACGGCAAGACCTTAAACACGTTCGATGAGACCAACACCTATATCGGAACGGACCGGTACAGCACCGATTGGTCTGGCTCCATTCGCGGCCGCGTCGGTTATGCCTTCGACAACCTGCTGCTCTACACGACGGCCGGTTACGTGACGACGCGCGTCGTCGACGAATACAAGAGAGCCTCGAAGAGCGGCACCCTACACCACTACATGCAAGGCCTGACGGTCGGCGCCGGTGCCGATTATGCGTTCACCGAGAGCCTCTTCGGGCGTGCCGAATACCGCTACAACAAGTTCTTCGAGCGGCAGTTCGGCAACTGGGAAGCGGAACTCTCCCAGCATGTCGTCAGCGTCGGCGTCGGCATGAAGTTCTGAGCCGGGCCACTTTTCGAGACAGCGTCGCAACCGGTCGGAACCATCCGGCCGGTTTTCTCGTTGCAGGAGCCTCGGCCGGTGACGCGTCCGCCCTCGCCATGTGGAGCGGGCCCGACATTACCCTCCCCGCCCCTTCCTACCGCCCACCGTCGCAGCCCCCTACCCCTGCCGCACCACCGCGCCAATCGCGTTCGTCACCAGCCGCGCGGCGGTCAGCGCCGAGAGGTTGCCGACGTCGGCGGAGGGGGCGAGTTCGACGATGTCGAAGCCGGCGATCCAGGCGCGGCGGCCCACGCCGGCGATCAGGTCGATGGTTTCGGTGTAGGTGAGGCCGCCGGGGCTCGGCGCCGCCACGCCGGGCATGATGCCGGGGTCGAGCCCGTCGCAATCGAGCGTGATCACCACCCGCGCGTCCTCGGGAATGAGCCTGAGCGCCGCCTCCACCCCAGCGGCGTGGATCTCGCGCGCCGTCACCAGGTGGCTGCCGAAGCGCCGCGCCGCCTCGATCTCCTCGGCCCGCGCGCTGCCGACGCCGCGCATGCCCACCTGCACGATGCCCCGAACGTGGGCCATCTCGCTCGCCCGGCGCATCGGGCTGGAATAGCCGTGGCGCTCGCCCAGGATCTCGTCGCGCCAGTCGATGTGGGCGTCGATCTGCAACACCCAGATCGGGCCCCGAACCTCGGCATACCCGGCGAAGCCGGCCAGGAAGGGGATCACCACGGAATCGTCGCCGCCCAACAGGATCGGCACGGCGGACTCGTCGAGCACCTCCGCCGTCTGCGCGGCGATGGCGGCGCGGTTGCCGGCGCCATCCTCGGCGGCGGTCGCCACGTCGCCGATGTCGACGCAGGACACCGGCTCGTCGCCGAACAGCGGCCCGCCGAGATCGAAGTCCCAGTGGCCGACCAGCGGCGCGTCGTCGCGGCTCGCCGCGCGGATGGCCGCCGCCGCCGTGACCGAGCGGCTGGGCCGGCCGGCATAGGCGCTGCCATGGCCGGCGCCGAAGATCATCGCCCGCGGCCGCCTCTCGGCGAGGTGGCTGGGCAGGCCGAGGAAGGATGTGGTGTCGGTCATGTGTCGATACCTGAAATCAGAGACGCCGCGCTCCAAGGCCCGAGCGTCAGGAGGCCTGCGGCAACTCGAGCCACGTTAATGCGGGATGCCGGCCTTGGAAGAGGTGGCCGGCAATGTCCGGAACGATATCCAGCCCCGCGTCACCGTTCATGAAGGCAACGAAGGCGGTGCGCGTCTCGGGCTCAGCCAGGACAAAGGCGGTCATTCCGGGGTTGGATCCCCAATGAAAGAACGCCCCGTCTTCCGGTTCCAGCCCCCAACCAAGCCCCCAGGACACGCCTGGTTCGGTTTCGATGGGGCCTGGGCCCAAGGCTTCGAACCGGCCTCGCGGCGTCGGAACCTGCGGTTCCAGCCACAGGCCGGCGGTGCTTGCCGACAGCAATCGCCCCTCCATCGCCGCGACGACGAAGTTGCCATAGTCGGAAGCGGTCGTATGCAGGGAAAAGGCGGCATTCGCCCGGCTCGGCTTGAATTTTGACAGAACCTTTCCCTCTCCGTCATGACCGCAGGCGGCAGCTTCACTGAACACGTCGAGCCAGACGAAACTGGACCTCTCCATGCCGAGCGGGTCGAGAACCAGCCTCCGAACAAGAAGTTCCAGCGGTTCACCGGTCAGCCGTTCGAGCGCGGATTGCAGGTAGACGAAACCTTCGCCCGAATAGCTGAAGCGAGAGCCGGGCGGGAAGTGGGTGCGCAAGGGAAGGTCATCGCGACGCCAGTTCGGCAAGCCCGTCGTGTGGGAGAGAACATGCCGCGCGGTGATCCGCGCCGAGGCAGGATCGTCGGCAACGATCGGCCCGGCAAACCGCGACAACGGCTCGTCCAGATCGAGCGTTCCGGCATCGACGAGCCGAAGCGCGGCGCAGGCGACGAGCGGTTTGCTGAGCGAGGCGGCTTCGAACACGGTCTCGCCGTCCACCGGCTCCCGCGTCTGCGTGCTGCGAACGCCCAGCGACAGCATGTCGCGCGTCCCGTTCCGGATGGCGAACAGCGATAGCCCCGGCACCCGAGCGCGCGTCATGAGGTCCTGGAGCCGGGTTTCAAAAGCTGCCATGTCCGCCCTCAATCCGAAACCGTCGGCACCGCTCATGGGCGCCTCATTCTGCGGAACACACCGGGATAATCCAGCACCAGGCCGGCCGCGTCCACCTCGATCTCGGCGGAAAAGCCGCTGTCGAGCCCCTCGTAGCGATAGCGGCCGGGGCCGTCGAGCCGCGTGTAGCGCTGCATGACGCGCCTCGGACGGAGGCCGCCGTCGCCTTCGGGCAGCGGCACGTAGGCGACGGCGATGTCGCGGCTTTCGCCGATCGCCAGCCCCAGCCGCCGGATCGGCAGCGTGTTGGTGGCCGGGGTGACGCGGATGTCGACGTCGACGCAGCCCTGAAGGCTGGGCAGCGAGCGCCCGCCGACGGCGTCGCGCCAGCCGCCCTCGCCATCGGCCAGCAGATGCAGCGCCGGCCCGCCGACGAAGGCGACGCGAACGTCGCGGGTGCGGAAGGCGGCATCGGCGCGCACCAGATAATGCCCGCCATAGAGCCCTTCGTGCGTGCCCGCCACCACGCCTTCCAGCATGAGGCCGGTCTCGTCGAGGCGATAGGCGCAGTGCTCCAACCCCTCGCCGTCCCACTCCCGCCAGCAAACGGTGGTTGTCATCGGCGCCCCCTGCGATTGCGCGGCGAATCCTAGGCGCTGGCGGGGGTGGCGTAAAGCGCCGCGCGGCACCATTGGTCGCATCGGCGGGCGCCGAAACCCGGCCGAAGCTCGAGTGTCAAGAAACGATGGAGACCGGATCAAGGCCCCGTGCGGACCGGCCCCGGACCTTGTCGAGGGACCGTTTGCGGTTGCGTGAGCCCCGGTGATCTCACATAGTCCCGGCCCGTTGGCGGACCGGGGGGCGCCGGACGGACTCGCGGGCGGAATGGTGGGCAAAGAGGCACGTGGACAACAATCTTGTTCTCATCGTCGAGGATGAGCCGGCCATCGCGCGGATCCTCGAAGGCTATCTGCTGCGCGACGGCTACCGCACGGTGCAGGCCGCCGACGGCGAAACGGCGCTGCAGCACCACGCGCTGCTGAAGCCCGACATCGTGCTCCTCGACGCGCGCATTCCCAAGCTGGACGGCCTCGCCGTGCTGGCCCGCCTGCGCCAGACCAGCTCGACGCCGGTGATCATGGT
The window above is part of the Pleomorphomonas sp. T1.2MG-36 genome. Proteins encoded here:
- a CDS encoding outer membrane protein; the protein is MRLAFAATVAALTVSTASAADMDVLRPSISEQPATTRTIDWTGMQFGVTGGGDLTRADGTLFFNDTKDLPGVHVSVFAGYQEQVNNIVLGLEGDLSYNGDNGKTLNTFDETNTYIGTDRYSTDWSGSIRGRVGYAFDNLLLYTTAGYVTTRVVDEYKRASKSGTLHHYMQGLTVGAGADYAFTESLFGRAEYRYNKFFERQFGNWEAELSQHVVSVGVGMKF
- a CDS encoding arginase family protein translates to MTDTTSFLGLPSHLAERRPRAMIFGAGHGSAYAGRPSRSVTAAAAIRAASRDDAPLVGHWDFDLGGPLFGDEPVSCVDIGDVATAAEDGAGNRAAIAAQTAEVLDESAVPILLGGDDSVVIPFLAGFAGYAEVRGPIWVLQIDAHIDWRDEILGERHGYSSPMRRASEMAHVRGIVQVGMRGVGSARAEEIEAARRFGSHLVTAREIHAAGVEAALRLIPEDARVVITLDCDGLDPGIMPGVAAPSPGGLTYTETIDLIAGVGRRAWIAGFDIVELAPSADVGNLSALTAARLVTNAIGAVVRQG
- a CDS encoding serine hydrolase domain-containing protein; the protein is MAAFETRLQDLMTRARVPGLSLFAIRNGTRDMLSLGVRSTQTREPVDGETVFEAASLSKPLVACAALRLVDAGTLDLDEPLSRFAGPIVADDPASARITARHVLSHTTGLPNWRRDDLPLRTHFPPGSRFSYSGEGFVYLQSALERLTGEPLELLVRRLVLDPLGMERSSFVWLDVFSEAAACGHDGEGKVLSKFKPSRANAAFSLHTTASDYGNFVVAAMEGRLLSASTAGLWLEPQVPTPRGRFEALGPGPIETEPGVSWGLGWGLEPEDGAFFHWGSNPGMTAFVLAEPETRTAFVAFMNGDAGLDIVPDIAGHLFQGRHPALTWLELPQAS
- a CDS encoding putative glycolipid-binding domain-containing protein, which codes for MTTTVCWREWDGEGLEHCAYRLDETGLMLEGVVAGTHEGLYGGHYLVRADAAFRTRDVRVAFVGGPALHLLADGEGGWRDAVGGRSLPSLQGCVDVDIRVTPATNTLPIRRLGLAIGESRDIAVAYVPLPEGDGGLRPRRVMQRYTRLDGPGRYRYEGLDSGFSAEIEVDAAGLVLDYPGVFRRMRRP